Proteins encoded together in one Impatiens glandulifera chromosome 1, dImpGla2.1, whole genome shotgun sequence window:
- the LOC124920380 gene encoding secreted RxLR effector protein 161-like produces the protein MLESNSVSNPTTLGLKIHNDADGVHVDETYYKQIVGSLMYLTSTRPDLMYATSLLSRYMAKPTMLHLQIAKGILKYLKGTMNLGIFYKKGSQPEELEAYIDTDYAGDSDDRKSTSGYAFLLSSGVVALSSKKQPIVTLSTTEAEFCGSNCMCLSSHLDEEDTQGDDL, from the coding sequence ATGTTGGAGAGCAATTCGGTAAGCAATCCTACTACGCTAGGGTTGAAGATTCACAATGATGCAGATGGAGTACATGTGGATGAGACTTACTATAAACAAATAGTAGGAAGTCTTATGTACCTCACCTCCACGAGACCTGATCTAATGTATGCTACAAGTTTGCTAAGCAGGTACATGGCTAAGCCCACTATGCTTCATCTGCAAATTGCAAAAGGGATCCTTAAATACCTAAAAGGAACGATGAATCTGGGAATTTTCTACAAGAAAGGGAGTCAACCGGAGGAACTTGAAGCCTACATTGACACCGATTATGCCGGTGACAGTGACGATCGAAAAAGTACTAGTGGATATGCATTTCTACTCAGTTCAGGAGTTGTAGCTTTGAGTTCGAAGAAACAACCTATTGTGACACTATCTACTACAGAAGCAGAATTTTGTGGCAGCAACTGTATGTGTTTGTCAAGCCATTTGGATGAAGAGGATACTCAAGGTGATGATCTATGA
- the LOC124920512 gene encoding uncharacterized protein LOC124920512 — MAATIFLCCLRIVVILSDLSDSPELRKKRMKLTHFKDPISLILLPLLLFSLFLSMPQLSTCSGDLRGSVSCLDCLSNHDLSGIKVVVKCSGVKELATATTKEDGSFIITHLPSSDNCLAKIVGGPTTLYVSRKDAFSKTVLHNHPDSDQHDHYFSTLSTPLKFYTSDEFMSSKTYDLPFPPEWGFPPSHYYTTPVPADSTPVMPIIGIP; from the exons ATGGCAGCCACCATCTTTCTCTGTTGTCTACGTATCGTAGTCATTCTTTCCGATTTATCTGATTCTCCTGAGCTAAGGAAAAAAAGAATGAAGCTCACCCATTTTAAGGACCCCATTTCTCTGATACTACTACCACTACTTCTCTTTTCCTTATTCCTCTCCATGCCACAGCTCTCCACCTGCTCTGGAGATCTCAGAGGATCTGTTTCTTGCCTTGATTGCCTTTCTAATCATGATCTCTCTG GCATTAAGGTTGTGGTGAAGTGCAGCGGAGTGAAGGAGTTGGCCACTGCAACCACGAAAGAAGATGGTTCCTTCATTATCACTCACCTTCCCTCTTCCGACAACTGCCTGGCCAAAATCGTGGGTGGCCCAACTACTCTTTATGTGTCTAGGAAAGATGCCTTCTCCAAGACTGTGCTGCATAATCATCCTGATTCTGATCAACATGATCACTACTTCAGTACTCTTTCTACCCCTCTAAAGTTTTACACTTCTGACGAGTTCATGTCCTCAAAAACATACGATCTACCGTTTCCACCTGAATGGGGATTCCCGCCTTCCCACTATTACACTACCCCTGTTCCTGCCGATAGTACTCCTGTCATGCCTATCATAGGCATTCCATAA
- the LOC124920511 gene encoding CAX-interacting protein 4: MPATAGRVRMPANNRVHSSAALQTHGIWQSAIGYDPYAPSKDDSKSQQKSSNSGPEAENAYASFQGLLQLARITGSNADEPRGGCKRCGRIGHLTFQCKNIVSLKDDNKDSKDPESAVLARLGRLKSKEGKIEENSEDSSEVEESESSDSDYDSEIERAIAAKLGKKVNGKSKSSRKKRVGSDSDSDSEDRRKKRGRSKKRRSGKKKKALSDSESSEEDASARRRRSTKRRKRDDSSEDDDVDGHSHRKRRSRKEKRRRRSHRQHSDDSDTSDNDSHNRRKRKNESDSDDSRVGREKRRSEKRRVKVRED, translated from the coding sequence ATGCCGGCGACAGCAGGTAGGGTTCGTATGCCCGCAAACAATCGTGTCCATAGTAGTGCTGCTCTCCAAACTCATGGTATATGGCAGAGTGCTATAGGGTATGATCCCTATGCACCCTCAAAGGACGACAGTAAGTCACAGCAGAAATCTTCAAATTCAGGGCCAGAGGCAGAGAATGCATATGCCAGTTTCCAGGGACTGCTTCAACTGGCCCGTATAACTGGGTCTAATGCTGATGAACCTCGTGGGGGCTGTAAAAGATGTGGACGTATTGGGCACCTGACATTTCAGTGCAAGAATATTGTGAGTTTGAAGGATGATAATAAGGACAGCAAAGATCCTGAAAGTGCAGTTCTGGCTAGGTTGGGAAGGTTGAAAAGCAAGGAAGGTAAGATAGAAGAGAACTCAGAGGATAGTTCTGAGGTGGAAGAAAGTGAAAGTTCAGATTCTGATTATGATTCTGAAATTGAGAGAGCTATTGCTGCAAAGCTTGGGAAGAAGGTGAATGGGAAGTCTAAGTcgtcaagaaagaaaagagtgGGATCGGATTCTGATTCTGATTCTGAGGATAGGAGGAAGAAAAGAGGCAGATCTAAGAAGAGAAGAAgtgggaagaagaagaaggcacTCAGTGATTCTGAGAGTAGTGAAGAAGATGCAAGTGCTAGGAGGCGAAGGAGCACAAAGAGAAGGAAAAGAGACGATTCATCAGAAGATGACGATGTTGATGGACATTCTCATAGGAAGAGGAGAAGTAGAAAGGAGAAAAGGAGGCGGCGTAGCCATAGGCAGCATTCTGATGATTCTGACACTTCTGATAATGATTCACATAACAGACGTAAGCGGAAGAATGAAAGTGATTCAGATGATTCTCGGGTTGGGAGGGAGAAAAGGCGATCTGAGAAAAGGAGAGTGAAAGTTCGAGAAGACTAG
- the LOC124920390 gene encoding protein FAF-like, chloroplastic: MATCGSLQHIFEEKKKPIIPETPIFLDSLSSSSWNQNNINNSSPIDNHSFTEIFGELHFKEDSSSSSPSSLFACLQTDKAKEMFGSQSDYNNNFPPKQFIMSSSESLQLCTEGLGFESSDDVEEMKSDIDLWTNQEEKGKETHSSSSSTQQGKVCMREYRRRSRLVGTGEGFPPPITSIGKSGKPGVCFRSFRSDGRFVLKEIRIPTQEFLHARREDGRLRLQIIQSEDDHEGDMEEEEDHHEEEIDEEDDEIENNINDEEKKVDFF, translated from the coding sequence ATGGCTACCTGTGGGAGTCTCCAACACATCTTTGAGGAGAAGAAGAAACCCATAATTCCTGAAACCCCCATTTTCCTTGACTCACTATCCTCTTCCTCATGGAACCAGAACAACATCAACAACTCCTCCCCCATTGATAATCACTCTTTCACTGAGATCTTCGGAGAGCTTCATTTCAAGGAAGACTCCTCCTCctcatcaccatcatcattaTTTGCATGTCTGCAAACCGATAAGGCAAAGGAAATGTTTGGCAGTCAATCAGACTATAATAATAACTTCCCACCAAAACAGTTTATCATGAGTAGTTCTGAGAGTTTACAGCTATGCACAGAGGGACTGGGATTCGAGAGTTctgatgatgttgaagagaTGAAAAGTGATATTGATTTGTGGACAAACCAGGAGGAGAAAGGAAAAGAGACCCATTCAAGTTCAAGTTCAACGCAGCAAGGAAAGGTATGCATGAGAGAATACAGGAGGAGGTCGAGATTAGTGGGTACTGGTGAAGGCTTTCCTCCTCCAATTACTTCAATTGGAAAAAGTGGAAAACCAGGAGTTTGTTTCAGATCATTCAGATCTGACGGGAGGTTTGTCTTGAAGGAGATCAGAATTCCAACACAAGAGTTCCTTCATGCCCGACGCGAAGATGGGCGTCTCAGGCTCCAGATTATTCAATCAGAGGATGATCATGAAGGAGAcatggaagaggaagaagatcaTCATGAAGAGGaaatagatgaagaagatgatgaaattgaGAATAACATTAatgatgaagagaagaaagtagATTTTTTCTAA
- the LOC124920513 gene encoding leucine-rich repeat extensin-like protein 3: MSSSFNYLCLVFLCQYAFLLSPLMVSSSQDANCFGFFSDLCHKIFDHPIIHHHHHLIHEIPHFGYHKPPPTLPPPVYSPPPPPPTYSPRPNPPPPPIYSPRPYPPPPPPTYSPRPHPLSPPPPIYSPPPVHHKPPPTYSPRPNPPPPIYSHPPTHHQPPPTYSPRPPHKPPVHQVPPPPTPSYIFPPPTPYA; this comes from the coding sequence ATGTCTTCTTCTTTCAACTACTTATGTCTTGTTTTCCTTTGCCAATATGCTTTCTTATTGTCTCCTCTCATGGTTTCTTCAAGTCAAGATGCCAATTGTTTTGGCTTCTTCTCTGATTTGTGTCACAAAATCTTTGATCATCCAataattcatcatcatcatcatctcataCATGAGATCCCTCACTTTGGTTATCATAAACCACCACCAACGCTTCCTCCACCTGTTTATTCACCACCACCGCCGCCGCCAACCTACTCACCTCGTCCCaacccaccaccaccaccaatCTATTCACCTCGTCCCtacccaccaccaccaccaccaaccTATTCACCTCGTCCCCACCCAttatcaccaccaccaccaattTATTCCCCTCCTCCTGTTCATCATAAACCTCCACCAACCTATTCACCTCGTCCCAACCCACCACCACCAATTTATTCCCATCCACCTACTCATCATCAACCTCCACCAACCTATTCACCTCGTCCCCCACACAAACCACCCGTACATCAAGTGCCACCTCCCCCAACACCATCATATATCTTCCCTCCCCCAACACCGTATGCATAA